The DNA region CGGAATGACGTTCCAGATATCAGCCTGGTTGTTGACGATGTCGGTCATGTTAAATGAACCGGCCTGCGCCACCACGCCCATCAGGGAAAGTCCGAGGAACACTTCGTAGCTGAGCGTTTGCGCAGACGCACGCATTGCACCCAACAGCGAGTATTTGTTGTTGCTCGACCAACCGGCGAACAGCACCGCATACACCGCCAGACCCGCCATCATCAGGAAGAACAGGATCCCGATGTTCAGATCCGCAACCACCCAACCCGGACTCACCGGCACGATGGCAAACGCCAACAGCAGCGAAGTAAAGGCGATCATTGGCGCAAGCGTAAAGATGACGCGATCCGAGAATTTCGGGATCCAGTCTTCTTTAAAGAACATCTTGATCATGTCCGCGACCAACTGGAGCGAACCGCCCCAGCCTACACGGTTCGGTCCGTAACGGTTCTGGAACAGCCCCAGCAGACGACGTTCGCCAAAGCTCATGAATGCCCCGCAGGTGACCACCACCAGCAGGATCACCACCGCTTTGAGGATGGTCAGCAGGATCTCAATCAGATCCGGTGTAATCCAACTCATTGTTGTGCCTCCTGCAGATCCTCAAGACGTGCGCCCGCCAGAACAGGGGCAATGCCTGGCATGCCCATCGGCAAACCGACCTGCCCTGCCGTCAACCCTTCAGCGATTTCAACCGGCAGCGTGACCGTATTGCCATCGTAGCTAAAGGAGACGCGGGTACCGGCATTCACGCCCAACTTCGCGGCATCGGCCGGGTTGAGTTTGATGTACGGTTGCGGCATGCGGCTCTGGAAGACCGGCGCACGCTGAGACAATTCGTCGCTACCAAACAGATGGTAGTACGGCGCGATACGCCACTGTCCGTCCTGCGCCTGGAAGCTCGCCGGAACGGTTGTGAAGTAATCCAGACCGCCTTCTGACGCTTCAATCAGACGCACACCCGGATCGCCATGACGCAGTTTACCGCCCACTTCATCCTGGAACTTGTTCCACGCCTGCGGGGAGTTCCAGCCCGGAGCCCAGGCAAATGGAATCTGTGAACGCGGCGCCGACGGCTGGTTGTTCCCTTCCATAGAGAAGGCAAACATCGTGTCTTTGTCCTGCGGCTGACGCGGTTCGTGGACGCTGATGTTCGCGCGCATGGCTGTACGACCGCTGTAACGGTGCGGCTCACGCGCCAGTTTCTGTCCACGAATGCGGAAGGTGGCATCCGGCGCGGCGTCTTTAATGCCGGCCAGTTCAGGCATTGCGGCAACCACGGCGTCGATAACGTGGTCAAGCTGCGTCCAGTCCACTTCACGGCTCTGCACGGTGCTGTGCAGCGAATGCAGCCAGCGCCAGCTTTCCAGCATAATGGTGTTGGCGTCGTAGTACGCCGGATCGTAAACCTGGAAGAAACGTTGGGCACGGCCTTCGTTGTTGATGACTGTACCGTCGCTTTCGGCAAAACTTGCCGCAGAAAGCACCAGGTGAGCGTTTTCCATGATTGCGGTGCGCTGATGGTCAATCACCATTACCAGCGGCGCTTTTGCCAGCGCGGCATTCACGCGCGTTGCCGACGCGTGACGATGCAGATCGTTTTCCAGCACCACCACCGCGTCTGCACGACCGGTTTCCAGTTCAGTCAACGCATCATCAAGTGAACCGCCGCCCATAATGCCCAGGCCCATACTGTTCACAGAACGGGCAATCATCGTGATACCGACGTCAGCCCCGCGACCTTTCAGCGCTTTCGCCACGTTGGCAGCCGCCTGAATCACTTCAGCGCTACCGGCGTTGGTGCCGGAAATAATCAGCGGCTTTTTCGCCCCGGCCAGCGCCTGAACGATCACGTCGATTTTGTTTTGCAAATCGCTGCTGATGCCGTCAACGGCTGGCGCCGTGTTGTCCAGCGCGTGGGCGATAGCGAAACCTAAGCGCGCCTGATCTTCAACCGGCGCACGGTAGGTCCAGGCCGCGATATCATCCAGACGGGTGTTATCGACGTTGGTCACGAACAGCGGATGCTTCGCACGTTGGCCGATGTTGAGGATCGCCGCAATCTGCCAGTCAGCCACTTTCTGGGCTGCCGCCATTTCGCGAGCTTTGCCTTTCACCGCCTGGCGCACGGCCAGCGCAACGCGGGCTCCGGTCTGGGTGATGTCTTCGCCCAGCACCAGCACCGCATCGTAAGATTCGATATCACGCAGCGCAGGGGTATGCACTCCGCCTTCACGCAGCACTTTCAGTGCCAGTTGCAGACGTTCCTGCTCGCCCTGGGCGATACCGGTGTAGAAGTTTTCCGCTCCAACCAGTTCACGCAGCGCGAAGTTACTCTCGACGCTGGCGCGCGGAGAACCGATGCCAATGACTTTCTTCGACTGACGCAGAATGTCTGCCGCGCCCTGCATCGCCTGTTCGGCGTTGAGGGTGATCAGGTCATCGCCACGACGCTGTACCGGCTGACGCGGACGGTCTTTCAGGTTCACGTAACCATAACCAAAACGACCGCGGTCGCAGAGGAAGTAATGGTTAACGGTCCCGTTGTAGCGGTTTTCGATACGACGCAGTTCGCCGTAGCGCTCACCCGGGCTGGTGTTACAGCCGATGGAACACTGTTGGCAGATGCTTGGCGCAAACTGCATGTCCCACTTACGGTTATAGCGTTCGGAGTGCGTTTTATCGGTGAATACGCCGGTCGGGCAGATTTCTACCAGGTTGCCGGAGAACTCGCTTTCCAGCACGCCGTCTTCCGGGCGACCAAAGTAGACGTTATCGTGCGCGCCATACACGCCCAGATCGGTGCCGTCTGCATAATCTTTGTAGTAACGCACGCAGCGATAGCAGGCGATACAGCGGTTCATTTCGTGAGAGATGAACGGCCCCAGATCCTGATTGCGGTGAGTACGTTTGGTGAAACGATAACGACGGAAACTGTGGCCGGTCATCACGGTCATATCCTGAAGATGGCAGTTACCGCCCTCTTCACAAACCGGACAATCGTGCGGGTGGTTGGTCATTAACCACTCCACCACGCTTTCGCGAAACTGTTTCGCTTCTTCGTCGTCAATCGAAATAAACGTGCCTTCGGTGGCCGGTGTCATACAAGACATCACCAGGCGACCACGCGTGTCTTCCGCGTTTTGGTATTGCTTCACCGCACACTGGCGGCAAGCACCAACGCTTCCCAGCGCCGGATGCCAGCAAAAGTACGGAATATCAAGGCCGAGAGACAGACAAGCTTCCAGCAGGTTGTCCGCTCCGTTGACCTCATATTCTTTGCCGTCTACATGAATCGTAGCCATAGTCAGCATGCTTCCAGTTGGCTTAGTCGGAGACTAAGCGTTAATCGAATTTCTTTTCCGCTTTATCCTTCAAGCTACCTCGGCGTTGGCTTCCGTCGTTCACCCCTGTCACTTACTTCAGTAAGCTCAGGGGATTCGCTCAGTCGCCGCCTTGACGTAACGTGAATGCTTTCGCGTAAAACGTTTACCAGCGCTCTTTCAGCAGGTTCGGCTGAATACCACCAATTGCATGGGTATTGCTGAACGACTGCTTGATGCCAGCTTCGAATTCTTCGCGGAAATATTTAATGGCGCTCTGTAGCGGTTCAACCGCACCCGGTGCGTGTGCACAGAAGGTCTTACCCGGACCGAGGAAACGACACAGTTGCTCAAGTGTCTCGATATCCCCTGGTTGACCTTCGCCACGCTCCAGCGCACGCAGAATTTTTACACTCCACGGCAGGCCGTCACGACATGGCGTACACCAGCCGCAGGATTCACGGGCAAAGAACTCTTCCAGGTTGCGCACCAGCCCCACCATGCCAATCTCGTGGTCAACCGCCATCGCCAGCGCCGTACCCAGACGACTTCCGGCTTTACCAATGCTCTCAAATTCCATTGGCAAATCGAGGTGCGCTTCCGTCAGGAAGTCGGTTCCCGCTCCGCCGGGCTGCCAGGCTTTGAATTTGAGCCCATCGCGCATACCGCCCGCGTAATCTTCGAGGATCTCACGCGCGGTGGTGCCGAATGGCAGTTCCCACAGTCCCGGATTCTTCACGCGACCGGAGAAGCCCATCAGCTTGGTACCGGCATCTTTGCTCTTCGAAATGTTCTGATACCACTCCACGCCGTTATCGAGGATCGCCGGAACGTTACACAGCGTTTCCACGTTGTTGACGCAGGTCGGTTTACCCCATGCGCCAGAGGTCGCCGGGAACGGCGGCTTCGAGCGTGGGTTAGCGCGACGGCCTTCGAGGGAGTTGATAAGCGCAGTCTCTTCACCGCAGATGTAACGCCCTGCCCCGGTGTGAACAAACAGTTCGAAGTCAAAACCGGTGCCCAAAATGTTTTTGCCAAGCAGACCGGCTTCAGTCGCTTCCGCAATCGCACGGCGCAGATTCACGGCCGCTTCAATGTATTCACCGCGCAGGAAGATGTAACCCCGGTACGCTTTCAGCGCAAACGCGGAGATCAGCATGCCTTCCACCAGCAGGTGCGGCAGCTGTTCCATCAGCAAACGGTCTTTATAGGTGCCCGGCTCCATTTCATCGGCGTTACACAGCAGGTAACGGATGTTCATGGATTCGTCTTTTGGCATCAGGCTCCACTTAAGACCCGTGGAAAAGCCTGCGCCGCCGCGCCCTTTCAGGCCAGCGTCTTTTACCTGGTTGACAATCTCATCCGGAGACAGACCGGTCAGCGCCTTACGCGCGCCGTCGTAGCCTTTCTTGCTACGGTATTCGTCCAGCCAGACGGGCTGTTTGTCATCACGCAGCCGCCAGGTCAGCGGATGCGTTTCGGGAGTACGGATAATGTCTTTCATTTATACCGCTCCAGCAGTTCAGGAATGCCTTCCGGGGTCAGGTGAGCATGAGTATCGTCATCGATCATCATGTTCGGCCCTTTATCGCAGTTCCCCAGGCAGCAGGTCGGCAGCAGCGTAAAGCGACCGTCGAAGGTCGTCTGCCCCGGCTTGATGTTGAGCTTTTTCTCCAGCGCCGCCTGAATTCCCTGGTAGCCGTTGATATGGCATACCACGCTGTCGCAATAGCGGATCACGTGGCGTCCCACCGGCTGGCGGAAGATCTGGCTGTAGAACGTCGCAACACCTTCGACGTCGCTTGCCGGGATCCCCAGCACATCGGCGATCGCATGGATTGCGCCGTCCGGCACCCAGCCGCGCTGCTTCTGAACGATTTTCAGCGCTTCAATGGACGCCGCACGCGGGTCTTCGTAGTGGTGCTTCTCGTGCTCAATGGCTTCACGCTCTGCCGCACTCAGCTCAAAAGCCTCGGTTTGTGGTTGTTGATTCTCGTGCATAATTAGCGGTCCACATCTGACATAACAAAATCGATACTACCCAGATGGACGATCAGGTCGGACACCAGGCTGCCACGTACTGCCACCGGGATCTGCTGCAGATGCGCATAGCTCGGGGTACGAATACGGGTACGATAACTCATGGTGCTGCCATCGCTGGTCAGGTAGTAACTGTTGATACCCTTGGTCGCTTCCACCATCTGGAAGGACTCGTTCGCCGGCATGACCGGGCCCCACGACACTTGCAGGAAGTGGGTGATCAGGGTTTCGATATGTTGCAGCGTGCGCTCTTTCGGCGGCGGCGTCGTCAGCGGGTGATCCGCTTTGAACGGGCCTTCCGGCATATTATTGAGGCACTGCTCAAGGATGCGCAGACTCTGGCGCAGCTCTTCCACTTTCAGCATGACGCGGGTGTAGCAGTCGGAAACTCCGCCGCCAACCGGCACTTCAAAGTCAAAGTTTTCATAGCCAGAGTAAGGGCGCGCTTTACGCACGTCGAAATCAATACCGGTCGCACGCAGCGCCGCACCTGTGCAGCCCCAGTCCAGCGCTTCTTTCTTACCGTAAGCGGCCACGCCCTGCGAACGCCCTTTCAGAATGGTGTTTTGCAGTGCGGCTTTCTCGTAAGAAGCCAGACGCTTCGGCATCCAGTCGAGGAACTCACGCAGCAGTTTGTCCCAACCGCGCGGCAGGTCATGCGCCACACCGCCGATACGGAACCAGGCCGGGTGCATACGATAGCCAGTGACCGCTTCCACGATGTCGTAGATTT from Citrobacter amalonaticus Y19 includes:
- the nuoH gene encoding NADH-quinone oxidoreductase subunit NuoH — translated: MSWITPDLIEILLTILKAVVILLVVVTCGAFMSFGERRLLGLFQNRYGPNRVGWGGSLQLVADMIKMFFKEDWIPKFSDRVIFTLAPMIAFTSLLLAFAIVPVSPGWVVADLNIGILFFLMMAGLAVYAVLFAGWSSNNKYSLLGAMRASAQTLSYEVFLGLSLMGVVAQAGSFNMTDIVNNQADIWNVIPQFFGFVTFAIAGVAVCHRHPFDQPEAEQELADGYHIEYSGMKFGLFFVGEYIGIVTISALMVTLFFGGWQGPFLPPFIWFAVKTAFFMMMFILIRASLPRPRYDQVMSFGWKICLPLTLINLLVTAAVILWQAQ
- the nuoG gene encoding NADH-quinone oxidoreductase subunit NuoG; the protein is MATIHVDGKEYEVNGADNLLEACLSLGLDIPYFCWHPALGSVGACRQCAVKQYQNAEDTRGRLVMSCMTPATEGTFISIDDEEAKQFRESVVEWLMTNHPHDCPVCEEGGNCHLQDMTVMTGHSFRRYRFTKRTHRNQDLGPFISHEMNRCIACYRCVRYYKDYADGTDLGVYGAHDNVYFGRPEDGVLESEFSGNLVEICPTGVFTDKTHSERYNRKWDMQFAPSICQQCSIGCNTSPGERYGELRRIENRYNGTVNHYFLCDRGRFGYGYVNLKDRPRQPVQRRGDDLITLNAEQAMQGAADILRQSKKVIGIGSPRASVESNFALRELVGAENFYTGIAQGEQERLQLALKVLREGGVHTPALRDIESYDAVLVLGEDITQTGARVALAVRQAVKGKAREMAAAQKVADWQIAAILNIGQRAKHPLFVTNVDNTRLDDIAAWTYRAPVEDQARLGFAIAHALDNTAPAVDGISSDLQNKIDVIVQALAGAKKPLIISGTNAGSAEVIQAAANVAKALKGRGADVGITMIARSVNSMGLGIMGGGSLDDALTELETGRADAVVVLENDLHRHASATRVNAALAKAPLVMVIDHQRTAIMENAHLVLSAASFAESDGTVINNEGRAQRFFQVYDPAYYDANTIMLESWRWLHSLHSTVQSREVDWTQLDHVIDAVVAAMPELAGIKDAAPDATFRIRGQKLAREPHRYSGRTAMRANISVHEPRQPQDKDTMFAFSMEGNNQPSAPRSQIPFAWAPGWNSPQAWNKFQDEVGGKLRHGDPGVRLIEASEGGLDYFTTVPASFQAQDGQWRIAPYYHLFGSDELSQRAPVFQSRMPQPYIKLNPADAAKLGVNAGTRVSFSYDGNTVTLPVEIAEGLTAGQVGLPMGMPGIAPVLAGARLEDLQEAQQ
- the nuoF gene encoding NADH-quinone oxidoreductase subunit NuoF; this encodes MKDIIRTPETHPLTWRLRDDKQPVWLDEYRSKKGYDGARKALTGLSPDEIVNQVKDAGLKGRGGAGFSTGLKWSLMPKDESMNIRYLLCNADEMEPGTYKDRLLMEQLPHLLVEGMLISAFALKAYRGYIFLRGEYIEAAVNLRRAIAEATEAGLLGKNILGTGFDFELFVHTGAGRYICGEETALINSLEGRRANPRSKPPFPATSGAWGKPTCVNNVETLCNVPAILDNGVEWYQNISKSKDAGTKLMGFSGRVKNPGLWELPFGTTAREILEDYAGGMRDGLKFKAWQPGGAGTDFLTEAHLDLPMEFESIGKAGSRLGTALAMAVDHEIGMVGLVRNLEEFFARESCGWCTPCRDGLPWSVKILRALERGEGQPGDIETLEQLCRFLGPGKTFCAHAPGAVEPLQSAIKYFREEFEAGIKQSFSNTHAIGGIQPNLLKERW
- the nuoE gene encoding NADH-quinone oxidoreductase subunit NuoE; this encodes MHENQQPQTEAFELSAAEREAIEHEKHHYEDPRAASIEALKIVQKQRGWVPDGAIHAIADVLGIPASDVEGVATFYSQIFRQPVGRHVIRYCDSVVCHINGYQGIQAALEKKLNIKPGQTTFDGRFTLLPTCCLGNCDKGPNMMIDDDTHAHLTPEGIPELLERYK